A DNA window from Sphaeramia orbicularis chromosome 22, fSphaOr1.1, whole genome shotgun sequence contains the following coding sequences:
- the exoc5 gene encoding exocyst complex component 5 — MATTAQLFEEPFDADEYIERLAWRTPGGGSKGGAEAFDPKRLLEEFENHIEELKQLDEKIQRKVEKLEHQCHREAKEFAHKVQDLQRSNQVAFQHFQELDEHISYVATKVCHLGDQLEGVNTPRQRAVEAQRLMTYFNEFLDGDLRSDVFNNPDKIKEAADIIQKLHLIAQELPFDRFADVKAKIASKYHDLERQLIQEFTAAQRRGEIGRMREVAAVLLHFKGYAHCVDVYIKQCQEGAYLRNDVFEDTAVLCQRVNKQVGEVFSSPETVMAKLIQNIFENKLQAHVKEKLDNTRHSDVEQYLKNLYDLYTRTTTLATKLTEFNLGSDKHTFLSKLIKSIFSTYLESYIDMEREYLRTRGAMILQRYYDSKNHQKRPIGTGSIQDLKERIRQRTNLPLGPSIDTHGETFLSPELVVNLLQETRHAFERCHRLSDPADLPKNAFSIFLLLVDHLCVEHIDYALEIGLSAIPSADAKNANLYFLDVVQQANSIFHLFDKQFNDQLMPLISSSPKLAECLHKKKEVIEQMEVKLDNGIDRTLNCMVGQMKHILATEQKKTDFRPEDENNVMIQYTTACSKVCAYVSRQVEHVRKSMDGKNVDTVLTELGVRFHRLIHEHLQQYSYSSMGGMLAICDVAEYRRCAKDFRVPLVLQLFDTLHALCNLLVVAPDNLKQVCSGEQLTNLDRNLLHAFVQLRVDYRSARLGRHFS; from the exons ATGGCGACGACTGCTCAGCTGTTCGAG GAGCCCTTTGATGCAGACGAGTACATCGAGAGGTTGGCGTGGAGGACCCCTGGAGGAGGCTCCAAAGGGGGGGCAGAGGCATTTGACCCCAAAAG gcTGTTGGAAGAATTTGAGAACCACATAGAGGAGCTGAAGCAGCTGGATGAGAAGATCCAGCGGAAAGTGGAGAAGCTTGAGCATCAGTGTCATCGTGAGGCCAAGGAATTTGCACACAAAGTGCAGGACTTGCAAAGGAGCAACCAG GTGGCCTTTCAGCATTTCCAGGAGCTGGATGAACATATCAGCTATGTGGCAACCAAAGTTTGTCACCTTGGTGACCAGCTTGAAGGGGTGAACACACCCCGGCAAAGGgctgtggaagctcagcgtctgATGACCTACTTCAACGAGTTCCTTGATGGAGACCTTCGCAGTGATGTGTTTAATAACCCAGACAAG aTTAAGGAGGCTGCGGATATCATTCAGAAGCTGCATCTCATTGCCCAGGAGCTGCCATTCGACAG ATTTGCAGATGTGAAGGCCAAAATTGCAA GTAAGTACCATGACCTGGAGAGGCAGTTAATCCAGGAGTTCACGGCTGCCCAACGCAGGGGTGAGATTGGACGTATGCGGGAGGTGGCAGCAGTTCTGTTACATTTCAAG GGCTATGCACACTGTGTGGACGTCTATATCAAGCAGTGTCAGGAA GGGGCCTACCTGCGAAACGATGTGTTTGAGGACACAGCAGTTCTTTGCCAGAGGGTCAACAAGCAAGTTGGTGAGGTCTTCAGCAGCCCAGAGACTGTTATGGCAAAACTCATTCAGAACATCTTTGAGAACAAATTACAG GCCCATGTGAAGGAGAAACTTGATAACACTCGACATTCTGATGTGGAGCAATATCTTAAGAACCTCTATGATCTTTATACCAG AACCACCACTTTAGCCACCAAGCTGACAGAGTTCAACCTCGGCTCAGACAAGCACACCTTCCTGTCTAAGCTCATAAAGAGCATCTTCTCCACCTACCTGGAAAGTTACATAGACATGGAGAGAGAATACCTTCGTACTCGTGGTGCCATGATTCTGCAGCGCTACTATGACTCCAAGAACCACCAGAAACGTCCAATCGGCACTGGAAG TATCCAAGACTTAAAGGAGCGGATCAGACAGCGTACCAATCTTCCCCTGGGCCCCAGCATTGACACCCACGGGGAGACCTTTCTGTCACCAGAGCTTGTGGTCAACCTGCTGCAGGAGACACGCCATGCCTTTGAGAGATGCCACAGG CTTTCAGATCCTGCTGACCTTCCCAAGAATGCCTTCTCAATCTTCCTGCTGCTGGTTGACCATCTCTGTGTGGAACACATTGACTACGCCCTAGAGATCGGCCTCTCAG CGATTCCCTCAGCAGATGCCAAAAATGCCAACCTGTACTTCCTGGATGTGGTTCAGCAGGCAAACTCTATCTTCCACTTGTTTGACAAGCAGTTCAATGACCAGCTAATGCCTCTAATAAG CTCATCACCAAAGCTGGCAGAGTGCCTACACAAGAAGAAAGAGGTGATTGAACAGATGGAAGTGAAACTGGACAATGGGATAGACAG AACACTGAACTGCATGGTGGGGCAGATGAAGCACATTCTGGCAACAGAACAGAAGAAGACTGATTTTAGACCCGAAGACGAGAATAATGTCATGATCCAGTACACTACG GCCTGTTCCAAGGTCTGCGCCTACGTCAGTCGGCAGGTGGAGCACGTGCGGAAGTCCATGGATGGGAAAAATGTAGACACAGTGCTGACGGAGTTGGGCGTTCGTTTCCACCGCCTCATCCACGAGCACCTACAGCAGTACAGTTACAGCTCGATGGGAGGCATGCTGGCCATCTGCGACGTGGCTGAATACCGACGATGCGCCAAGGACTTCAGG GTCCCTCTGGTGCTTCAACTCTTCGACACACTCCATGCCCTCTGTAACCTCCTGGTTGTTGCCCCCGACAACCTGAAGCAGGTCTGTTCTGGTGAGCAGCTAACCAATCTGGACCGGAACCTCCTGCACGCCTTTGTCCAGCTCAGGGTGGACTACCGGTCGGCCAGACTGGGTCGCCATTTCAGTTAA
- the ap5m1 gene encoding AP-5 complex subunit mu-1: MSIRALWVISLDKGEHVSVRFSRMFSTVEHRAKRLAGSSYVSVPEEDTVLQLLLTELGLSDPDKPYAALRDDCLHCQRSPALELRVDGRDKGLLWPVLAIAQGPLILACLPLVDVPSEPRPPLASLLSVSKGLTLLAGLQTFLLGSGGKPDSEGLASRLSMLPNVLLQICPLGTPLDVPSLGAPVASTVPTPAGNQKQPAWKTGLHRGRAVVNVAVVEVVRSMQYGNRSRQDLWDVYGTVTCKCEVEGVLPNVTVTLTLPPNGSPLQDILVHPCVTSLDSSILTASSVDNCDGSAFSGPYKFPFSPPLEPFRLCSYTSQVPVPPILGSYQLKNEENQLLVSATLKLHESVKNSFEYCEAHLPFFNRDQMGIVDMKVNSGQLDVSKEKNLLVWILGQKFPKSREVTLEGKITFSGPLPGPTDPLCTELTAYIKLYFKVPDLTLSGCCVDQHSVQVYSSAKPRIVTSRELQSKEYFIWNSTGAAPVSSGQMML; this comes from the exons ATGAGTATACGTGCTTTATGGGTAATTTCCCTCGACAAGGGGGAACATGTATCAGTTCGCTTTTCAAG GATGTTTTCCACTGTGGAGCACCGTGCAAAGAGACTGGCAGGTTCGTCTTATGTGTCGGTCCCAGAGGAGGACACTGTGCTGCAGCTCCTGCTCACTGAGCTGGGACTGTCAGACCCAGACAAGCCCTATGCAGCTTTGAGGGATGACTGCCTTCACTGTCAGCGCTCTCCAGCCCTGGAACTGCGTGTGGATGGTCGTGACAAGGGCTTACTTTGGCCAGTGTTGGCCATCGCACAAGGCCCTCTGATCCTAGCTTGCCTCCCTTTGGTGGATGTCCCCTCTGAGCCACGGCCACCTCTGGCAAGCCTACTGTCAGTCTCCAAGGGTCTCACTCTCCTCGCAGGCCTACAGACTTTTCTTCTTGGTTCTGGGGGTAAACCTGATAGTGAGGGGCTGGCCTCTCGCCTTTCAATGCTTCCTAATGTACTCCTGCAGATATGTCCACTAGGAACACCTCTGGATGTCCCATCTCTCGGGGCTCCTGTGGCATCCACTGTGCCCACACCAGCTGGAAACCAAAAGCAGCCAGCTTGGAAAACAGGGCTACACCGTGGTCGAGCTGTGGTAAACGTAGCTGTGGTAGAGGTGGTACGCTCTATGCAATATGGGAACCGCAGCAGACAAGATCTGTGGGATGTGTATGGCACTGTGACATGCAAA TGTGAGGTGGAGGGGGTGCTACCAAATGTGACAGTGACCCTCACGCTGCCACCCAATGGTTCTCCACTGCAAGACATTTTAGTTCATCCCTGTGTCACTTCACTGGACTCTAGTATTCTTACTGCCAGCAGTGTAGATAACTGTGATGGTTCTGCTTTCTCTGGACCGTATAAATTCCCCTTCTCTCCACCTCTGGAGCCTTTTAGACTGTGCAGCTATACCTCTCAG GTTCCTGTGCCACCCATCCTTGGTTCATATCAGCTAAAGAATGAAGAGAACCAGCTCCTTGTGTCAGCAACCCTCAAGCTTCATGAGAGTGTGAAGAACAGTTTTGAGTACTGTGAAGCACACCTGCCCTTTTTCAACAG AGACCAGATGGGCATTGTAGATATGAAGGTGAACTCCGGACAATTAGACGTCTCTAAGGAGAAGAACCTGCTGGTGTGGATCCTTG GACAAAAGTTTCCTAAATCACGTGAGGTCACATTGGAGGGAAAGATCACCTTTTCAGGACCATTGCCAGGACCTACCGACCCCCTTTGCACAGAACTTACAGCCTACATTAAA TTATATTTCAAAGTGCCTGATCTGACACTGTCTGGGTGCTGTGTGGACCAACATTCAGTGCAGGTTTATTCATCTGCCAAACCACGGATTGTAACAT CCCGAGAACTTCAATCCAAGGAATACTTCATATGGAATTCAACCGGTGCTGCTCCGGTGTCTTCAGGACAGATGATGCTGTAG
- the slc35f4 gene encoding solute carrier family 35 member F4 isoform X2 encodes MKKHSARVAPLSSYSTQVLTCPISEGEDGSESHAETPGSETSGESRSYQTCTNTALKVLGGLLVVLCISSSWVGTTQVVKLTFQSFSCPFFISWFSSNWNILFFPIYYSVHVVTTREKQTPIQKFRECSKLFGEDGMTLKLFVKRTAPFSILWTLTNYLYLLALKKLTATDVSALYCCHKAFVFLLSWIVLKDRFMGVRIVAAIMAITGIVMMAYADGFHGDSFVGVALAVGSASTSALYKVLFKMFLGSANLGEVAHFLSTMGFFNLIFISCVPLILYFTKVEQWGSLSSLPWGYLCGLAGLWLVFNILVHVGVVLTYPILISIGTLLSVPGNAAVDVLKHEVIFSMVRLAATCIICLGFLLLLLPEEWDSVTLRFLSTIADKKSEEHGEELTESSIHTRSRSRANGTVSIPLA; translated from the exons ATGAAGAAGCACTCAGCCCGAGTGGCTCCTCTTAGCTCGTACAGCACTCAGGTCCTGACCTGCCCCATCTCTGAAG GAGAGGATGGCTCTGAGTCTCATGCAGAGACACCAGGCAGTGAGACGAGTGGGGAGAGTCGATCATATCAGACATGCACCAACACAGCCTTGAAGGTGCTGGGTGGTCTGCTGGTTGTACTGTGCATCTCCTCCTCCTGGGTGGGCACCACTCAGGTCGTCAAGCTGACGTTCCAGTCGTTCTCTTGTCCGTTCTTCATCTCCTGGTTCAGCAGCAATTGGAACATCCTCTTCTTCCCAATCTACTACTCTGTACATGTTGTTACCACAAGGGAAAAGCAGACACCCATACAAAAATTCAG GGAGTGCAGCAAGTTGTTTGGGGAGGACGGCATGACTCTGAAGCTATTTGTAAAGAGGACAGCACCTTTCTCCATCCTGTGGACACTGACAAACTACTTATACCTCCTGGCCTTGAAGAAACTGACTGCCACTGATGTCTCTGCCCTGTACTGCTGCCACAAAGCCTTTGTCTTTCTCTTGTCCTGGATTGTCCTCAAGGACCGGTTCATGGGCGTTCGG ATTGTGGCTGCTATTATGGCCATCACTGGGATTGTCATGATGGCGTATGCTGATGGTTTCCATGGTGATTCCTTTGTGGGTGTGGCTTTGGCAGTGGGCTCTGCCTCTACATCAGCTCTCTACAAG GTGCTGTTTAAGATGTTCCTGGGCAGTGCAAACCTGGGAGAAGTGGCTCATTTCCTTTCAACCATGGGCTTCTTCAACCTCATTTTCATCTCTTGTGTGCCCCTCATCCTCTACTTCACTAAGGTAGAGCAATGGGGTTCCCTCTCCTCACTGCCCTGGGGATACCTGTGTGGACTGGCAGGATTATGGCTGG TATTCAACATCTTGGTGCATGTCGGTGTGGTGCTCACCTACCCCATTCTCATCTCCATAGGGACGCTGCTCAGTGTCCCGGGCAATGCAG CCGTAGATGTTTTGAAACATGAGGTGATCTTCAGCATGGTGCGTCTGGCGGCCACCTGCATCATCTGCCTGGGCTTCTTGCTGTTACTGTTGCCAGAGGAATGGGACTCTGTTACGCTGCGCTTCCTGTCCACCATTGCAGACAAGAAATCAGAGGAACACGGCGAGGAACTCACAGAGTCCAGCATCCACACCCGGAGCCGCAGTCGAGCCAATGGCACGGTTTCTATTCCCTTGGCATGA